The following are from one region of the Zonotrichia leucophrys gambelii isolate GWCS_2022_RI chromosome 1A, RI_Zleu_2.0, whole genome shotgun sequence genome:
- the MLC1 gene encoding membrane protein MLC1 isoform X2: MTREEGYREEFSYDRMPTLERGKQENGNYIPDIKSSDLQLSKRLHPCFSYKTWIFSLLMGTCLLITSGFSLYLGNIFPSEMDYLRCAAGSILFVSTFAVTTTCLVWFGCKLVLNPSAININFNLILLILLEIFMATTVIISARSTEDCCTRKKNAAHDCAIVLSNVSFPARILKSYSVIEVIIGISSVFGGIIALNMDVLVSGPYLSVTFFWILVACFPSAIASHVAAEYPSKCLVEVLIAISSVTSPLLFTASAYLSFSIMQVVDIFKSYPPAVKQSYDVLLLLLMLMLLIQACLTIGTVIQCVNYKTKMKLQDSAWTPSQVKKQEYRTTEVSNNTLKDFDKDKAWKAVVVQMAQ; this comes from the exons ATGACCAGGGAAGAAGGTTACAGAGAAGAATTTAGCTATGACAGGATGCCAACTTTGGAGCGGGGAAAACAAGAGAATGGAAATTATATACCAGATATCAAATCCAGTGACCTTCAGCTGTCAAAGAGGCTGCATCCTTGCTTTAGTTACAAAACATGGatattttctttgctgatgGGA ACCTGCCTCCTTATTACTTCTGGATTTTCACTATAtctgggaaatatttttccatctgaaaTGGATTATTTACGTTGTGCAGCAGGTTCA ATTCTCTTTGTCTCCACATTTGCTGTTACAACGACAtgtttagtttggtttggaTGCAAACTTGTCCTCAATCCATCAGCTATAAAT ATAAATTTCAACTTGATTCTACTTATTCTGCTGGAAATCTTCATGGCAACTACTGTGATCATTTCAGCTAGGTCTACTGAAGACTGCTGTACAAGAAAGAAA AATGCTGCACACGACTGTGCCATTGTTTTGAGCAATGTCAGCTTTCCTGCTCGCATTCTGAAGTCGTACTCA GTAATTGAGGTGATTATTGGAATTTCATCAGTATTTGGTGGAATAATTGCTTTGAATATGGATGTTCTAGTCTCAGGTCCCTACCTCTCAGTAACATTCTTTTGGATCTTAGTTGCT TGCTTTCCAAGTGCTATTGCAAGTCATGTAGCTGCTGAATATCCAAGTAAATGTCTG GTTGAGGTCCTGATTGCCATTAGCAGTGTTACCTCTCCTTTGTTGTTCACTGCTTCTGCATACTTATCCTTCAGTATCATGCAAGTTGTTGACATCTTTAAGAGTTATCCACCTGCTGTTAAA CAATCTTATGATGTTCTCCTGTTGCTTCTGATGTTGATGCTGCTAATTCAGGCATGCCTTACTATTGGAACTGTAATACAGTGTGTGAATTACAAGACAAAAATGAAACTACAAGATTCAGCATGGACACCATCACAGGTTAAGAAACAGGAATACAGAACAACAGAG GTTTCCAATAATACCTTAAAGGATTTTGACAAAGATAAAGCTTGGAAAGCAGTTGTGGTGCAGATGGCTCAGTAG
- the MLC1 gene encoding membrane protein MLC1 isoform X3, which translates to MTREEGYREEFSYDRMPTLERGKQENGNYIPDIKSSDLQLSKRLHPCFSYKTWIFSLLMGTCLLITSGFSLYLGNIFPSEMDYLRCAAGSINFNLILLILLEIFMATTVIISARSTEDCCTRKKNAAHDCAIVLSNVSFPARILKSYSVIEVIIGISSVFGGIIALNMDVLVSGPYLSVTFFWILVACFPSAIASHVAAEYPSKCLVEVLIAISSVTSPLLFTASAYLSFSIMQVVDIFKSYPPAVKQSYDVLLLLLMLMLLIQACLTIGTVIQCVNYKTKMKLQDSAWTPSQVKKQEYRTTEVSNNTLKDFDKDKAWKAVVVQMAQ; encoded by the exons ATGACCAGGGAAGAAGGTTACAGAGAAGAATTTAGCTATGACAGGATGCCAACTTTGGAGCGGGGAAAACAAGAGAATGGAAATTATATACCAGATATCAAATCCAGTGACCTTCAGCTGTCAAAGAGGCTGCATCCTTGCTTTAGTTACAAAACATGGatattttctttgctgatgGGA ACCTGCCTCCTTATTACTTCTGGATTTTCACTATAtctgggaaatatttttccatctgaaaTGGATTATTTACGTTGTGCAGCAGGTTCA ATAAATTTCAACTTGATTCTACTTATTCTGCTGGAAATCTTCATGGCAACTACTGTGATCATTTCAGCTAGGTCTACTGAAGACTGCTGTACAAGAAAGAAA AATGCTGCACACGACTGTGCCATTGTTTTGAGCAATGTCAGCTTTCCTGCTCGCATTCTGAAGTCGTACTCA GTAATTGAGGTGATTATTGGAATTTCATCAGTATTTGGTGGAATAATTGCTTTGAATATGGATGTTCTAGTCTCAGGTCCCTACCTCTCAGTAACATTCTTTTGGATCTTAGTTGCT TGCTTTCCAAGTGCTATTGCAAGTCATGTAGCTGCTGAATATCCAAGTAAATGTCTG GTTGAGGTCCTGATTGCCATTAGCAGTGTTACCTCTCCTTTGTTGTTCACTGCTTCTGCATACTTATCCTTCAGTATCATGCAAGTTGTTGACATCTTTAAGAGTTATCCACCTGCTGTTAAA CAATCTTATGATGTTCTCCTGTTGCTTCTGATGTTGATGCTGCTAATTCAGGCATGCCTTACTATTGGAACTGTAATACAGTGTGTGAATTACAAGACAAAAATGAAACTACAAGATTCAGCATGGACACCATCACAGGTTAAGAAACAGGAATACAGAACAACAGAG GTTTCCAATAATACCTTAAAGGATTTTGACAAAGATAAAGCTTGGAAAGCAGTTGTGGTGCAGATGGCTCAGTAG
- the MLC1 gene encoding membrane protein MLC1 isoform X1, with protein MTREEGYREEFSYDRMPTLERGKQENGNYIPDIKSSDLQLSKRLHPCFSYKTWIFSLLMGTCLLITSGFSLYLGNIFPSEMDYLRCAAGSCIPSAVVSFAIARNKINVIPNFQILFVSTFAVTTTCLVWFGCKLVLNPSAININFNLILLILLEIFMATTVIISARSTEDCCTRKKNAAHDCAIVLSNVSFPARILKSYSVIEVIIGISSVFGGIIALNMDVLVSGPYLSVTFFWILVACFPSAIASHVAAEYPSKCLVEVLIAISSVTSPLLFTASAYLSFSIMQVVDIFKSYPPAVKQSYDVLLLLLMLMLLIQACLTIGTVIQCVNYKTKMKLQDSAWTPSQVKKQEYRTTEVSNNTLKDFDKDKAWKAVVVQMAQ; from the exons ATGACCAGGGAAGAAGGTTACAGAGAAGAATTTAGCTATGACAGGATGCCAACTTTGGAGCGGGGAAAACAAGAGAATGGAAATTATATACCAGATATCAAATCCAGTGACCTTCAGCTGTCAAAGAGGCTGCATCCTTGCTTTAGTTACAAAACATGGatattttctttgctgatgGGA ACCTGCCTCCTTATTACTTCTGGATTTTCACTATAtctgggaaatatttttccatctgaaaTGGATTATTTACGTTGTGCAGCAGGTTCA TGTATTCCTTCAGCAGTTGTGAGCTTTGCTATAGCAAGGAATAAAATTAATGTG ATACCAAATTTTCAGATTCTCTTTGTCTCCACATTTGCTGTTACAACGACAtgtttagtttggtttggaTGCAAACTTGTCCTCAATCCATCAGCTATAAAT ATAAATTTCAACTTGATTCTACTTATTCTGCTGGAAATCTTCATGGCAACTACTGTGATCATTTCAGCTAGGTCTACTGAAGACTGCTGTACAAGAAAGAAA AATGCTGCACACGACTGTGCCATTGTTTTGAGCAATGTCAGCTTTCCTGCTCGCATTCTGAAGTCGTACTCA GTAATTGAGGTGATTATTGGAATTTCATCAGTATTTGGTGGAATAATTGCTTTGAATATGGATGTTCTAGTCTCAGGTCCCTACCTCTCAGTAACATTCTTTTGGATCTTAGTTGCT TGCTTTCCAAGTGCTATTGCAAGTCATGTAGCTGCTGAATATCCAAGTAAATGTCTG GTTGAGGTCCTGATTGCCATTAGCAGTGTTACCTCTCCTTTGTTGTTCACTGCTTCTGCATACTTATCCTTCAGTATCATGCAAGTTGTTGACATCTTTAAGAGTTATCCACCTGCTGTTAAA CAATCTTATGATGTTCTCCTGTTGCTTCTGATGTTGATGCTGCTAATTCAGGCATGCCTTACTATTGGAACTGTAATACAGTGTGTGAATTACAAGACAAAAATGAAACTACAAGATTCAGCATGGACACCATCACAGGTTAAGAAACAGGAATACAGAACAACAGAG GTTTCCAATAATACCTTAAAGGATTTTGACAAAGATAAAGCTTGGAAAGCAGTTGTGGTGCAGATGGCTCAGTAG